A single window of Methylobacterium nodulans ORS 2060 DNA harbors:
- the tnpA gene encoding IS66-like element accessory protein TnpA, translated as MSEPVRRLELFTGAGRRRTWSEDEKAAIVAESEAPNTSISAVARRHGLSASQLFTWRRLARQAAMDDQQAELRFVPAVLISEPQEPACAETSPKPRWRHGCHGIEVEVAGATVRIGGEASEAQIAAVIRALKVSA; from the coding sequence ATGTCGGAGCCGGTCCGGCGCCTGGAGCTGTTCACCGGGGCCGGCCGGCGGCGGACGTGGTCGGAGGATGAGAAGGCGGCCATTGTCGCCGAGAGCGAGGCGCCGAACACCTCGATCAGCGCGGTAGCGCGCCGGCATGGCCTGAGCGCCTCGCAGCTGTTCACGTGGCGGCGCTTGGCGCGCCAAGCGGCGATGGATGATCAGCAGGCCGAGCTGCGGTTCGTGCCGGCCGTGCTGATCTCGGAACCGCAGGAGCCGGCGTGTGCAGAGACGAGCCCCAAGCCGCGTTGGCGCCACGGCTGTCACGGCATTGAGGTCGAAGTAGCTGGCGCCACGGTCCGCATCGGCGGGGAGGCGAGCGAGGCTCAGATTGCGGCGGTGATCCGGGCGCTGAAGGTCTCGGCATGA
- the tnpB gene encoding IS66 family insertion sequence element accessory protein TnpB (TnpB, as the term is used for proteins encoded by IS66 family insertion elements, is considered an accessory protein, since TnpC, encoded by a neighboring gene, is a DDE family transposase.) has translation MIGPAGTVRVMLATRPVDFRKGIDGLAALVREAMGADPFSGTVYVFRSKRADRTKLLFWDGSGVVLAAKRLEDGQFCWPKAQDGVVRLTAAQLSALLEGLDWKRVHEARQVSAPAVAG, from the coding sequence ATGATCGGGCCGGCTGGGACAGTGCGCGTGATGCTGGCGACGCGGCCGGTGGACTTCCGCAAAGGTATCGACGGGCTGGCCGCGCTGGTGCGCGAGGCGATGGGCGCGGATCCGTTCTCCGGCACGGTCTATGTGTTCCGCTCGAAGCGGGCAGATCGGACCAAGCTTTTGTTCTGGGATGGAAGCGGGGTGGTTCTCGCGGCCAAGCGTCTGGAGGACGGTCAATTCTGCTGGCCGAAGGCTCAGGACGGCGTCGTGCGCCTCACGGCTGCGCAGCTCTCGGCCCTGCTCGAAGGGCTGGACTGGAAGCGTGTCCACGAGGCTCGTCAGGTGAGCGCGCCAGCGGTGGCAGGCTGA